From the genome of Cryptococcus neoformans var. grubii H99 chromosome 11, complete sequence:
ACAAGGTGAGCATCTCCTCAGACATTCTGGCAGTATTAGCTGATGCACCACATTTCTAGGCCGAGGATCTGAAAGACAAGACCAAGCATGATCTTGAGGATGCCAGACAGAGAACTGCAAAGGCTCTCAAGTAAACAGTTATCTGGTGAAGGCAATACTGCCATACCTTGATAACTATTAGGCTTGAAGAATGTAATTGGCGGTCATGTTTCTGAGCAAATGTAAGCTTAGTATGTACCGATGGAATTCTGTAGTCAGAAGTCATGCATGATagtgaagaaggcagaaGGGTAATCAAAAGCTAAGACTTCTGACAGCATAACGTGTGGAACGAAACATCCCCTTGTGCGCCCACTGCTAGGCCAGTCTCTCCACGAATATGCCAACCAAAGTCGACCACTGGCTAGAACCCATCTTGGTTTTCGTCCCTCCCTTACTACCTCATCAAGGCCAAGAGGTACATCAGCATATTCTGCACTGGACGTAATAAGGTCAGGGAGGATGCTGAGCCTCGAAGTAGTACTTGATCGACGCAGCGTTTTTTGGATGCTTTGCCCGCCGCTCTGATCAAGTCACAGTTGTCATAAGAAATACACCACTGGATCGTGTTGAAGTATAAAGGTTTACTCGTTCCTTTTTGCATAGGAGACACTAGCTTCTGATATCACAACCCACAAGCTCCTTGCGACGTTTTAGTCTACTGCTTTTAGTTGAATGGCAACAGAGCGAGTTCAGCATGACCTGCACCTAGTGCTCATTTTTCCAGTAGTTCATCTTGCTAATTATCTCTTCAGTGAGTGGTCGGTTTAGTAGTCACACAACCATGAGAACTGGTCTGTCATGCCAAAGCTGTGTTTAATGTCGACAGATAATATCGGATATACCGTTCActtacctctttcctttttgttTTCGCCAGACACTAAGGATGGTACTGATGATGTATCTGCGCAACTATTGCCCAACTGTCTTCTCTCAGTAGCAAGATGAACAGGGTTGATAACGGTGAGTATAATGCAATATGATGGCCACTCCCAAAACAATTCGACAACATGCAACTCAACCAAAACCCAAGAAAAGCTGTCTGTATGTCTAAGTTTACATCTATAATTTTTCAACAATAAAGCTCATAATATTGCAAAGTATGCGCGCTGGTTAAACAGCTGTGTTTTTAAGGTCATAACGTGGACGCTCCCCGCCAAGGGTCTGCGTGTGGATGCGTTTGACATCGGGGCATGTTGAACTGCCGAAAGTCGATGACGTCGTTTATGGTTCATTGGATTTCTCCTTTTGAGGAGTGTGTTCGTGGACGTTGCTTCGGGGACCGTCGTAGTATCGTCTACCAGCAATGATGTACCACACGAGCGATAGACCCATGACGGCCAGAGTGATAGGAGCCTGAGTATTTCATTAGCAATGcgtgaaaaagaaggaggctggTGACGTACAGCGTAGTTGAAAGTGTCCCAGGTGAGAGGATAAGTCTCGGGGAAACATAAGATGGTGACTTCGAAGAAAGTCCAGACGACCATGATAATGTTGACGATGTAACCCCATTTGCCCATGTAGAATGGTCCAGGCTTGAATCGGACCTCGGAGTGACCCTGGAAAATTCATCAGCAAGCCGTTGCAGATGGTAAACAAGGGGGCTCACATCGAATATCCTTCGGCAAATTATGGGAATGATGTAAGACAAGTCCATGGCAACCGCACACTGTCCAGTCATTAGTTTTTAAAATTCTATTGAAGCTTCAATGCACATACCATACTGAAGACAGCCTGTACGGCGGTTAAGCTCGCAAAAGACAAAACACCCATGAGCACActgatgacgacgacgaacCAAACGGCGTTGACGGGAGTCTGAGTCCTCTTCGCAATCCTGCCAAAGAATCCTCGGTCAGGCAGGGCACCGTCTcgagcgaaggcaaagacaGTTCGGGCGTTGGCTTGAAGGGCAGTTTGGACAGTGAAGGCTGCTACGAGACAGACGAATGACCAGAGAACCATGGATCCCGCCTTGCCCATTCGAAGGTACATTATAGCGAGGAAGGCATTACCAGTGGGACCCGGAAGCTCAGTAACGTCGCCAGCGCAGACACAGAGAACAATGTTAAGGACCCATCCGATAGCCTACAATGGTGAAATCAGCTGTAACTTCAGATATATGGCAATCTGCAAAACTTACACCGGTGTTGAGGACGGCAACAAAAATAGCGACAGGAGCAGCAATGGCGGCTCGGTGGACCTCCTCACTGATGTGCGCAGCTGAAAAGGATGGTTAGCCTTGGCTTACAGATTCACCGCATTTGAACCAACCAGCATCATAGTCAGTCATTGTCCATTGGACGGACAGCAAACCCATCATGAACGCCAAACCACTGTTCGACCACCCAGAGCTGTTTACGACTTCTGTGAAAATGTAGCTTCCAGGGTGCATCTCCGCGCGGGGGGTGCAAGCAAGGAGAGTGATGATAATAATGAACGCGGCCTATAATGGCGTCAACATAAACTTCGTCATCAAGCCGACATCAAACCCACCCCAAtattgatgaagacgaaaCCTCGGGTCAAACGGGCAAGGGCGGCAGTCGGTAAGGAGCTATGAGCTGGTTAGCCACAAGTATTAACAAGCCTAAACCTAAGCTCACTTCAATAAACCATGAATCGTCAAAAGTCCAACGAAAAGCACAAACTGGTGCCAATTTTTGATCGTGTAGTCATCTCGGCAGACAACGACGGCAGCAAGGATCATCTAGGGGCTACGTCAGCAAGTCTTGGTTAACTCGGGAGCTGAGCTTAGGCTTACTCCAGAAAGACCCCATTCAGTAGAAGCTACACCCGCGATCTGACCCAAAGTATTGAGGTAACCAGTGACCCAACCGACACTATGAA
Proteins encoded in this window:
- a CDS encoding amino acid permease, which produces MADDKYDSDQRSMSMVHNGSSETVDDDALLAELGYKSEFIREFGNLETFSFAMSIMGMTASIATTFTTPLSLGGVASVVWCWLIGSIMNVSLGASIAEVVSAYPTAGGLYTASAQLVPRRYRAIVGWVTGYLNTLGQIAGVASTEWGLSGMILAAVVVCRDDYTIKNWHQFVLFVGLLTIHGLLNSLPTAALARLTRGFVFINIGAAFIIIITLLACTPRAEMHPGSYIFTEVVNSSGWSNSGLAFMMGLLSVQWTMTDYDAAAHISEEVHRAAIAAPVAIFVAVLNTGAIGWVLNIVLCVCAGDVTELPGPTGNAFLAIMYLRMGKAGSMVLWSFVCLVAAFTVQTALQANARTVFAFARDGALPDRGFFGRIAKRTQTPVNAVWFVVVISVLMGVLSFASLTAVQAVFSMCAVAMDLSYIIPIICRRIFDGHSEVRFKPGPFYMGKWGYIVNIIMVVWTFFEVTILCFPETYPLTWDTFNYAAPITLAVMGLSLVWYIIAGRRYYDGPRSNVHEHTPQKEKSNEP